Proteins encoded in a region of the Nocardia asteroides genome:
- a CDS encoding acyl-CoA dehydrogenase family protein gives MAWDFETDPQYQRKLDWAAEFVRTEVEPMDLLYLNPYDRTDTEAMALLRPLQERVKEQGLWACHLGPELGGPGYGQMKLALLNEVLGTSVWAPSVFGCQAPDSGNAEILAHYGTPEQKKTYLEPLLAGEIGSCYVMTEPTGGSDPTLFRTRAVRDGDDWVINGEKWFNSNAQFAAFHIVMVVTDPDVGPYQGMSMFIVPADTPGLEIVKNFHVAGFSEHEGHLRFTDVRVPADHLLGAEGQGFVVAQTRLGGGRVHHAMRTVAMVGKAFDMMAERAVSRPMRGGTLAGLQMTQERIADSWIEMEQFRLLVLRTAWRIDKEQDYKKVRKDIAAIKVAMPKVMHDIAQRALHLHGALGVSRDLPFVDMLTYAEVMALADGPTEVHKITLAKEVLKDYAPCDPVYPSGYRPALREKARELVARRLEHVVGNL, from the coding sequence ATGGCTTGGGATTTCGAGACCGACCCGCAGTACCAGCGCAAGCTGGACTGGGCGGCGGAGTTCGTCCGCACCGAGGTGGAGCCGATGGATCTGCTCTACCTCAATCCGTACGACCGCACCGACACCGAGGCCATGGCGCTGCTGCGGCCGCTGCAGGAGCGGGTCAAGGAGCAGGGCCTGTGGGCCTGCCACCTCGGACCGGAACTGGGCGGCCCCGGCTACGGGCAGATGAAGCTCGCCCTGCTCAACGAGGTGCTCGGCACCTCGGTGTGGGCGCCGTCGGTATTCGGCTGCCAGGCACCGGATTCCGGCAACGCGGAGATCCTCGCCCACTACGGCACACCGGAGCAGAAGAAGACCTATCTCGAGCCGCTGCTGGCCGGCGAGATCGGCTCCTGCTACGTCATGACCGAGCCGACCGGCGGCTCGGACCCGACACTGTTCCGTACCCGCGCGGTGCGCGACGGCGACGACTGGGTGATCAACGGCGAGAAGTGGTTCAACTCCAACGCCCAATTCGCCGCCTTCCACATCGTCATGGTGGTGACCGACCCGGACGTCGGTCCGTACCAGGGCATGTCGATGTTCATCGTGCCCGCCGACACCCCCGGTCTGGAGATCGTGAAGAACTTCCACGTCGCCGGGTTCAGCGAGCACGAGGGCCATCTGCGGTTCACCGACGTCCGCGTTCCCGCCGACCACCTGCTAGGTGCCGAGGGCCAGGGCTTCGTCGTCGCGCAGACGCGACTGGGCGGCGGCCGCGTGCATCACGCGATGCGCACGGTCGCCATGGTCGGCAAGGCGTTCGACATGATGGCCGAGCGGGCGGTGTCGCGCCCGATGCGCGGCGGCACGCTCGCCGGACTGCAGATGACCCAGGAACGCATTGCCGACAGCTGGATCGAGATGGAGCAGTTCCGGTTGCTGGTGCTGCGCACGGCGTGGCGCATCGACAAGGAGCAGGACTACAAGAAGGTGCGCAAGGACATCGCCGCCATCAAGGTCGCCATGCCCAAGGTCATGCACGACATCGCCCAGCGGGCGCTGCACCTGCACGGCGCGCTCGGCGTCAGCCGAGACCTGCCGTTCGTGGACATGCTCACCTACGCCGAGGTGATGGCGCTGGCCGACGGCCCCACGGAGGTGCACAAGATCACCCTCGCGAAAGAGGTCCTGAAGGACTACGCCCCCTGCGACCCGGTGTACCCGAGCGGCTACCGGCCCGCGCTGCGCGAAAAGGCGCGCGAACTGGTCGCCCGGCGTCTGGAGCACGTCGTCGGCAACCTCTGA
- a CDS encoding DM13 domain-containing protein: protein MVSARRIARSPITWAVAVLLVAGLGVGLAAFQPWRLFTDTTVHEAAPSAAPARPGDAPPQPRVIARGAFVSHEHATSGSVVVLRLPDGGTVLRLENLDTSDGPDLHVWLTDAPVREGRDGWFVFDDGAHTDLGELKGNQGDQNYTVPADADLAQLTSVAIWCDRFDVSFGAAELRPV, encoded by the coding sequence ATGGTATCCGCACGCAGGATCGCTCGATCGCCGATCACCTGGGCCGTGGCGGTGCTGCTGGTGGCGGGGCTCGGCGTGGGGCTTGCCGCATTCCAGCCGTGGCGGCTGTTCACCGACACCACCGTCCACGAGGCCGCGCCGTCCGCCGCGCCGGCGCGCCCGGGCGATGCGCCGCCGCAGCCGCGGGTCATCGCGCGGGGCGCGTTCGTCTCCCACGAACACGCCACCTCGGGCTCGGTCGTGGTGCTGCGGCTGCCCGATGGCGGCACGGTGCTGCGGCTGGAGAATCTCGACACCTCCGATGGCCCTGACCTGCACGTCTGGCTCACCGACGCGCCGGTGCGTGAGGGTCGCGACGGGTGGTTCGTCTTCGACGACGGCGCGCACACCGACCTGGGCGAGCTCAAAGGCAACCAGGGCGACCAGAACTACACCGTTCCCGCCGACGCCGACCTGGCACAGCTGACCAGCGTCGCGATCTGGTGCGACCGGTTCGACGTCTCCTTCGGCGCGGCCGAACTGCGACCGGTCTGA
- a CDS encoding HNH endonuclease — protein MTFRRAADQAAITADNWIHTGVLVLNASYEALDEIKADRAVVLLVAGAAESVADREPHFPIRSRHVELVLPQTIRLLRYVYLEHTVLVHDESRATLAGVLRRDRNRCGYCAGWARTVDHIRPRSRGGPNTWSNLVACCAPCNAAKADRTPEEAGMRLLWEPKAPTHQVRQQRRIWKQLAAT, from the coding sequence ATGACGTTCCGCCGTGCCGCCGATCAGGCGGCGATAACCGCCGACAACTGGATACACACCGGGGTCCTCGTCCTGAACGCCTCCTACGAGGCGCTCGACGAGATCAAGGCCGATCGGGCCGTGGTGCTGCTGGTCGCGGGAGCCGCGGAGTCGGTCGCCGACCGCGAGCCGCACTTCCCCATCCGGTCGCGGCACGTGGAACTCGTACTGCCACAGACGATTCGGCTGCTGCGCTACGTGTATCTGGAGCACACCGTGCTGGTACACGACGAGAGCAGGGCCACGCTGGCGGGCGTTCTGCGCCGCGACAGGAACCGCTGCGGTTACTGCGCGGGGTGGGCGCGCACCGTGGACCACATCCGGCCGCGGTCGCGAGGCGGCCCGAACACCTGGAGCAACCTGGTGGCCTGCTGCGCGCCGTGCAACGCGGCCAAGGCGGACCGCACCCCGGAGGAGGCGGGCATGCGCCTGCTCTGGGAGCCGAAGGCCCCCACCCATCAGGTCCGGCAGCAGCGCCGGATCTGGAAGCAACTCGCCGCGACCTGA
- a CDS encoding WhiB family transcriptional regulator: MTRTETTAVAELTLADLLPLSDSRGWHRAACRGDPNHEAWFPYPSQDFDYAREVCARCPIRDACGDFAARTGQSGVWGGHEFDRGRVIRH; encoded by the coding sequence ATGACGCGCACCGAGACCACCGCCGTCGCGGAGCTGACCTTGGCCGACCTGCTCCCGCTCTCGGATTCCCGAGGGTGGCACCGGGCGGCCTGCCGCGGCGACCCCAACCACGAAGCCTGGTTCCCGTACCCCTCGCAGGACTTCGATTACGCGCGGGAGGTCTGCGCGCGCTGCCCCATCCGGGACGCGTGCGGTGACTTCGCCGCGCGCACCGGGCAGTCGGGTGTCTGGGGCGGGCACGAGTTCGACCGCGGACGAGTGATCCGCCACTGA
- a CDS encoding substrate-binding and VWA domain-containing protein, with product MGTHRSGTRSRGVSKGPVIVVVAVALLAAIVVGWFQLRDRAASQDSAAAAECVEGPATLYVTADPSIAAQVRAVADSYNATQPKVRDHCARVTVTAQPSEAIVAAFTSGKPWDQALGPQPALWIADSTRSIESMRVPGLIEGAPVSIAASPIVLAVPEELHRALEQAEASWADLPRLQQGSLGEIGLSGWGGLRLGLPAGDATLAAAAAVGSAVSGAEPLSEQAAQSGQVVAAVSGLAADAPQVSDTAAALTEITTQDAPMHAIVATEQQLRGLPGVVAFRPAGSAPVADYPAALMSGAWVDKTQNLIAGRFTDYLRRPEQAQAFVTAGFGGAPQTTAAVPTRAALDKVRATLANPVLGVRSTVLVDVSASMGTAEGATTRLANVLAALNSTMTVMPPDFGLGVWTFGKNLDGNNPYRVAAATASLSPDQRTKISTALSAVRPGESKSDQAYPSLIAAYKSAATGYTPGRTNSVLLITDGPDDDSTVTGAQLAADIAAATDRARPVRVDVIVLGGSGTQTLQAVAQQTGGSYTRLASTDDIAFGSAVVEALTTP from the coding sequence GTGGGCACTCATCGCAGCGGAACCAGGTCCCGGGGCGTCAGCAAAGGTCCGGTTATCGTGGTGGTCGCCGTTGCGTTACTGGCCGCGATCGTCGTCGGCTGGTTTCAGTTGCGCGATCGCGCGGCGAGCCAGGACAGCGCGGCGGCGGCCGAATGCGTAGAGGGGCCCGCGACCCTCTATGTGACGGCCGATCCGAGCATCGCGGCGCAGGTGCGGGCCGTCGCGGACAGCTACAACGCCACCCAACCCAAAGTGCGCGACCACTGCGCTCGGGTCACCGTGACAGCGCAGCCCTCCGAGGCGATCGTCGCCGCGTTCACCAGCGGCAAACCGTGGGATCAGGCGCTCGGGCCGCAACCGGCGCTGTGGATCGCCGATTCGACCCGTTCGATCGAATCCATGCGCGTCCCGGGCCTGATCGAGGGCGCGCCGGTATCGATCGCCGCCAGTCCGATCGTGCTGGCGGTGCCGGAGGAGCTGCACCGCGCACTGGAGCAGGCGGAGGCCTCCTGGGCGGATCTGCCCCGGTTGCAACAGGGTTCGCTCGGCGAGATCGGGCTGAGCGGATGGGGCGGGCTGCGGCTGGGCCTGCCCGCGGGTGACGCCACACTGGCCGCGGCCGCGGCGGTCGGGTCCGCGGTGTCGGGCGCCGAGCCGCTCAGCGAGCAGGCGGCGCAGTCCGGTCAGGTCGTCGCCGCTGTCTCGGGGCTCGCCGCAGACGCACCGCAGGTCTCGGACACCGCCGCCGCGCTGACCGAGATCACGACGCAGGACGCGCCGATGCACGCGATTGTGGCTACCGAACAGCAACTCAGAGGCCTGCCCGGCGTCGTCGCATTCCGCCCCGCCGGATCGGCGCCGGTAGCGGATTATCCGGCCGCCTTGATGTCCGGCGCCTGGGTGGACAAGACGCAGAACCTCATCGCCGGGCGATTCACCGACTACCTGCGCAGGCCCGAGCAGGCCCAGGCCTTCGTCACCGCGGGTTTCGGCGGTGCGCCGCAGACCACGGCCGCCGTCCCGACCCGCGCCGCACTCGACAAGGTACGCGCCACGCTGGCGAATCCCGTTCTCGGCGTGCGGTCCACGGTCCTGGTCGACGTGTCGGCGTCGATGGGGACCGCCGAGGGCGCGACGACGCGACTGGCGAACGTCCTGGCCGCCCTGAACTCCACCATGACGGTCATGCCACCCGATTTCGGCCTCGGGGTATGGACCTTCGGCAAGAACCTCGACGGCAACAACCCGTACCGGGTGGCGGCCGCCACCGCCTCGCTCAGCCCCGACCAGCGGACGAAGATCAGTACCGCGCTGAGCGCAGTGCGGCCCGGTGAGAGCAAATCCGACCAGGCGTACCCGTCCCTGATCGCGGCGTACAAGAGCGCGGCCACCGGGTACACGCCGGGCCGCACCAATTCGGTGCTGCTGATCACCGACGGGCCCGACGACGATTCCACGGTCACCGGCGCCCAGCTGGCCGCCGACATCGCCGCGGCGACCGACCGTGCCCGACCGGTGCGCGTCGACGTCATCGTGCTCGGCGGCAGCGGCACCCAGACACTCCAGGCTGTGGCGCAGCAGACCGGTGGGAGTTACACCCGGCTGGCGAGTACCGACGATATCGCCTTCGGTTCCGCCGTCGTCGAGGCGCTCACCACACCGTAG
- the gcvP gene encoding aminomethyl-transferring glycine dehydrogenase, which yields MTRSFADRHIGPDRDELARILDVVGVPSLDELAVEALPASILDSDGLAGLPAAGSEHEVLAELAALAKSNTVATSMIGLGYYDTLTPPVLVRNLLENPAWYTAYTPYQPEISQGRLEALLNFQTMVSELTGMDVANASMLDEATAAAEAMTLLRRAGRSSSARLLIDTDLFPQTRTVLYTRAEPLGLEIVEADLSTGELPDGKFFGVLAQTPGASGRILDRTGLIAAAHERGALVAIGADLLAMTLITPPGEQGADVCFGTTQRFGVPLGFGGPHAGYLAVRQAQARQLPGRLVGVSVDADGAVAYRLALQTREQHIRREKATSNICTAQVLLAVVAAMYASYHGADGLRAIARRVHGHAAAIAAGLDGAVVHDSFFDTVLAHVPGSAEAVVAKAKSRGINLRLVDADHVGIACDEATTDAHVAAVLESFGTAVSPDPGAPAPVAAIENRTSEFLAHPAFTKYHTETAMLRYLRTLSDKDIALDRSMIPLGSCTMKLNATAEMEAITWPGFARVHPYAPVEDAPGLLKVIADLERWLSDITGYDSVSLQPNAGSQGEYAGLLAIRRYHLDRGDTHRDTCLIPSSAHGTNAASAAMAGLRVEVVKCRANGDVDLDDLRAKIADHADRLACIMITYPSTHGVYEHEVAELCALVHDAGGQVYVDGANLNALVGLARPGRFGGDVSHLNLHKTFCIPHGGGGPGVGPVAVRAHLARYLPGDPLESGSHAVSAAKYGSASILPITWAYIRMMGADGLRRATLSAIASANYIARRLDEYFPVLYTGEHGMVAHECILDLREITKQTGVTVDDVAKRLTDYGFHAPTMSFPVAGTLMVEPTESENLAELDDFIEAMIAIRAEIDQVAAGVWPVTDNPLRGAPHTAASLVGDWEHPYSREVAVYPRGLGHARAKVWPPVRRIDGAYGDRNLVCACPPLEAYAN from the coding sequence GTGACTCGCTCATTCGCCGACCGCCATATCGGACCCGACCGGGACGAACTAGCCCGGATCCTGGACGTCGTCGGCGTGCCGTCGCTCGACGAGCTGGCCGTCGAGGCGCTCCCGGCGAGCATCCTGGACAGCGACGGCCTTGCCGGACTGCCCGCGGCGGGCTCCGAGCACGAGGTGCTCGCCGAACTCGCGGCGCTCGCGAAGTCGAACACCGTGGCCACCTCGATGATCGGCCTGGGCTACTACGACACGCTGACCCCGCCGGTGCTGGTGCGCAACCTCCTGGAGAACCCGGCCTGGTACACCGCCTACACCCCCTACCAACCCGAAATCAGCCAGGGCAGGCTCGAGGCCCTGCTCAACTTCCAGACCATGGTGTCGGAGCTGACGGGCATGGACGTCGCCAACGCGTCCATGCTGGACGAGGCCACCGCCGCCGCCGAGGCGATGACGCTGCTGCGTCGCGCGGGCCGGTCCTCTTCCGCCCGGCTACTGATCGACACCGACCTGTTCCCGCAGACCAGAACAGTGCTCTACACCAGGGCCGAGCCGCTGGGCCTGGAGATCGTCGAGGCGGATCTGTCCACGGGCGAACTGCCCGACGGGAAGTTCTTCGGTGTCCTGGCACAGACGCCGGGGGCCTCCGGCCGGATTCTCGACCGGACCGGCCTCATCGCGGCGGCGCACGAACGCGGCGCGCTGGTGGCGATCGGCGCCGACCTGCTGGCGATGACGCTGATCACCCCGCCCGGTGAGCAGGGCGCCGACGTCTGCTTCGGCACCACCCAGCGCTTCGGCGTCCCGCTCGGCTTCGGCGGCCCGCACGCCGGATACCTCGCGGTGCGGCAGGCGCAGGCCCGGCAACTGCCCGGCCGCCTGGTCGGCGTCTCGGTGGACGCCGACGGCGCGGTCGCCTACCGCCTCGCCTTGCAGACCCGCGAGCAGCACATCCGGCGGGAGAAGGCGACCTCCAACATCTGTACCGCGCAGGTGCTGCTGGCCGTCGTGGCCGCGATGTACGCCTCCTACCACGGCGCCGACGGTCTGCGGGCCATCGCCCGCAGGGTGCACGGGCACGCGGCGGCGATCGCGGCCGGTCTGGACGGCGCGGTCGTGCACGACAGCTTCTTCGACACGGTGCTCGCGCACGTGCCCGGTAGCGCGGAAGCCGTTGTCGCGAAAGCGAAGTCGCGCGGCATCAATCTCCGGCTGGTCGACGCCGACCACGTCGGCATCGCCTGCGACGAGGCGACCACCGACGCGCATGTCGCGGCCGTGCTCGAGTCCTTCGGCACCGCGGTATCGCCGGACCCGGGGGCGCCCGCGCCCGTCGCGGCGATCGAGAACCGCACCTCGGAGTTCCTGGCCCACCCCGCGTTCACGAAGTACCACACCGAGACGGCGATGCTGCGGTACCTGCGCACGCTGTCCGACAAAGACATCGCGCTGGACCGCAGCATGATCCCGCTCGGCTCCTGCACCATGAAGCTCAACGCCACCGCGGAGATGGAGGCCATCACCTGGCCCGGCTTCGCGCGCGTGCACCCCTACGCGCCGGTCGAAGACGCCCCAGGTCTGCTGAAGGTGATCGCGGACCTGGAACGCTGGTTGTCCGACATCACCGGCTACGACTCGGTGAGCCTGCAACCCAACGCGGGCAGCCAGGGTGAGTACGCCGGGCTGCTGGCGATCCGCCGCTACCACCTCGACCGCGGTGACACCCACCGCGACACCTGCCTGATCCCGTCCAGCGCGCACGGGACCAACGCGGCGTCGGCGGCCATGGCGGGGCTGCGCGTGGAGGTGGTGAAGTGCCGCGCCAACGGCGACGTCGACCTCGACGACCTGCGGGCCAAGATCGCCGACCATGCCGACCGGCTGGCCTGCATCATGATCACCTACCCCTCCACGCACGGCGTCTACGAGCACGAGGTCGCCGAATTGTGCGCGTTGGTGCACGACGCGGGCGGCCAGGTGTACGTGGACGGCGCGAATCTGAACGCGCTGGTCGGCCTCGCCAGGCCGGGCCGGTTCGGTGGCGACGTGAGCCACTTGAACCTGCACAAGACGTTCTGCATCCCGCACGGCGGCGGCGGTCCCGGCGTCGGCCCGGTCGCCGTGCGCGCGCACCTGGCGCGGTACCTGCCCGGCGACCCGCTGGAATCGGGCTCGCACGCGGTGTCGGCGGCGAAGTACGGCTCGGCGTCGATCCTGCCTATCACCTGGGCCTACATCCGCATGATGGGCGCCGACGGACTGCGCCGGGCCACGCTGTCGGCGATCGCCTCGGCGAACTACATCGCGCGGCGGCTGGACGAGTACTTCCCGGTGCTCTACACCGGCGAGCACGGCATGGTGGCGCACGAGTGCATCCTCGACCTGCGCGAGATCACCAAACAGACCGGCGTCACCGTCGACGATGTGGCAAAACGCCTGACGGACTACGGTTTCCACGCGCCCACCATGAGCTTCCCGGTGGCGGGCACGTTGATGGTGGAGCCCACCGAGAGCGAAAACCTCGCCGAGCTGGATGATTTCATCGAGGCGATGATCGCGATCCGCGCGGAGATCGACCAGGTCGCCGCGGGCGTGTGGCCGGTGACCGACAACCCGCTGCGCGGTGCGCCGCACACCGCGGCGTCGCTGGTGGGGGACTGGGAGCACCCCTACAGCCGGGAAGTGGCCGTCTATCCCCGCGGTCTCGGGCATGCCAGGGCGAAAGTGTGGCCGCCGGTGCGCCGGATCGACGGCGCCTATGGCGACCGGAACCTGGTGTGCGCTTGTCCGCCGTTGGAGGCGTACGCGAATTGA